One genomic segment of Hordeum vulgare subsp. vulgare chromosome 2H, MorexV3_pseudomolecules_assembly, whole genome shotgun sequence includes these proteins:
- the LOC123425742 gene encoding G-type lectin S-receptor-like serine/threonine-protein kinase At2g19130, whose product MAPFFLLLLFVQILLCKAGDTINSTTPLSGSQKILSQGNKFTVGFHSPSQSNTASSTSSSYYIAIWYSNIPQVTTVWNTDKPVSDPATASLEIARDGNLVLLDQAKNQLLWSTNVSIASNSTMATIRDSGSLELTDASNSSIVYWRSIDHPTNTWLPGGKLGLNKTTGLSQRLLPWKNKENPSPGLFSLELDPNGTKQYFIQWNESINYWTSGPWNGNIFSLVPEMTANFRYDFQFVDNATESYFYYSMKDDTVISRFIMDVTGQIKQLTWVEYSQQWILFWSQPRTQCEVYALCGAYGSCSEAALPYCNCIKGFSQKVQSDWDLEDYRGGCKRNVPLQCQTNSTSGQTKPDKFYTMAGVRLPDNAQRAVGASSKECEQACLKSCSCDAYTYNTSGCFIWSGDLVNLQEQYSGNGVGKLFLRLAASELQDPKRKKATIVGGVVGGVAAILIILAIVFFFVYQKFRRERTLRISKTAGGTLIAFRYSDLQHVTKNFSEKLGGGAFGSVFKGKLPDSTAIAVKRLDGFHQGEKQFRAEVSTIGTTQHVNLVRLLGFCSEGSRRLLVYEYMQKGSLEVQLFPGETTALSWAVRYQIALGTARGLNYLHEKCRDCIIHCDVKPDNILLDDSFVPKVSDFGLAKLLGRDFSRVLTTMRGTRGYLAPEWISGVPITAKADVFSYGMMLLEIISGRRNADHGEEGRSTFFPTLAASKLHEGDVQTLLDPRLKGDANPEELTRACKVACWCIQDDESTRPTTGQIIQILEGFLDVNMPPIPRSLRALGESPDVINFFSDLSSSQTSQTQNSTTTSQTHSATSGSSHFHSS is encoded by the coding sequence ATggctcccttcttcctcctcctccttttcgtcCAAATCCTACTCTGCAAGGCCGGcgacaccatcaactccaccacaCCCTTGTCCGGGTCACAGAAGATCTTGTCCCAGGGCAACAAGTTCACCGTGGGCTTCCACTCCCCATCGCAGAGTAACACCGCCTCTTCCACCTCCAGCAGTTACTACATAGCCATATGGTACAGCAACATACCACAGGTAACCACCGTGTGGAACACCGACAAGCCGGTGTCCGACCCGGCCACCGCCTCCTTGGAAATCGCCCGCGACGGCAACCTTGTCCTCCTTGATCAAGCCAAGAACCAGCTGCTATGGTCGACCAATGTAAGTATAGCCTCCAACTCCACCATGGCCACCATCAGGGACAGCGGTAGCCTCGAGCTCACCGATGCCTCCAATTCATCGATAGTTTATTGGCGAAGCATAGACCATCCCACAAACACCTGGCTTCCGGGGGGCAAGCTCGGGCTGAACAAGACCACGGGTCTGAGCCAGAGACTTCTTCCTTGGAAGAACAAAGAAAACCCATCTCCTGGGTTGTTCTCTCTGGAGCTAGACCCCAATGGCACAAAACAGTACTTCATCCAGTGGAATGAATCCATAAACTACTGGACCAGTGGCCCCTGGAACGGCAATATCTTCAGCCTCGTGCCAGAGATGACGGCCAATTTCAGATACGACTTCCAATTCGTCGACAATGCCACAGAAAGCTATTTCTACTACTCAATGAAGGATGATACAGTCATCTCGCGGTTCATCATGGACGTGACCGGACAGATCAAGCAGCTGACATGGGTGGAATACTCACAGCAGTGGATCTTGTTCTGGTCACAGCCACGGACGCAGTGTGAGGTGTATGCACTCTGTGGGGCATACGGCAGCTGCAGTGAGGCTGCGCTGCCGTACTGCAACTGCATCAAGGGGTTCAGCCAGAAGGTCCAGAGTGATTGGGATCTCGAGGATTACAGGGGTGGGTGCAAGAGGAACGTACCATTGCAGTGCCAGACCAACTCGACCTCCGGGCAGACCAAGCCTGATAAGTTCTATACCATGGCAGGCGTGAGGCTACCTGACAATGCTCAGAGGGCAGTGGGCGCCAGCTCGAAAGAATGTGAGCAGGCTTGTCTGAAAAGCTGTTCATGCGATGCTTACACTTACAATACCAGTGGCTGTTTTATTTGGTCTGGGGACCTGGTGAACCTCCAAGAACAGTACAGTGGAAATGGAGTTGGCAAACTCTTCCTCAGGCTTGCAGCGTCCGAGCTGCAAGACCCAAAAAGGAAGAAGGCAACAATCGTTGGTGGAGTTGTTGGTGGAGTTGCTGCAATTCTGATAATCCTTGCAATTGTGTTTTTCTTCGTATATCAGAAGTTCCGCCGAGAAAGGACTCTTCGAATATCAAAGACTGCTGGCGGCACATTGATTGCTTTCAGGTACAGTGATCTGCAGCATGTCACCAAAAACTTCTCAGAGAAGCTGGGGGGAGGTGCCTTCGGCTCGGTGTTCAAAGGGAAGCTCCCAGATTCAACTGCCATTGCTGTGAAGAGGCTCGATGGGTTTCATCAAGGGGAGAAGCAATTCCGTGCTGAGGTGAGCACGATTGGGACAACCCAGCATGTTAATTTGGTCCGCCTTCTTGGGTTCTGTTCTGAAGGATCAAGGAGGCTGCTTGTGTACGAGTACATGCAAAAAGGCTCCTTGGAAGTGCAACTCTTCCCTGGTGAGACAACTGCTTTGAGCTGGGCCGTAAGGTACCAAATTGCACTTGGAACAGCAAGAGGCCTAAACTATCTGCATGAAAAATGTAGGGATTGCATCATACACTGTGATGTCAAGCCAGATAACATTCTCTTGGATGATTCCTTTGTACCCAAAGTATCCGACTTTGGTCTAGCAAAGCTCTTAGGCCGGGACTTCAGCCGTGTTTTAACGACAATGAGAGGAACAAGGGGTTACCTTGCACCTGAATGGATCAGTGGCGTGCCCATAACGGCGAAGGCAGATGTATTCAGCTATGGCAtgatgctccttgaaatcatatcAGGCAGGAGGAATGCTGATCATGGAGAGGAGGGCAGGTCCACTTTCTTCCCAACCTTGGCTGCAAGCAAGCTCCATGAAGGGGATGTGCAGACCTTGTTGGACCCTAGGCTGAAAGGGGATGCAAAtcctgaggagctcacaagagctTGTAAGGTTGCTTGTTGGTGCATCCAAGATGATGAAAGCACTAGACCCACGACGGGTCAGATCATCCAAATCCTAGAGGGGTTTCTGGATGTGAATATGCCTCCCATTCCCAGGTCACTGAGAGCTCTTGGTGAAAGCCCTGATGTCATAAACTTCTTCTCAGATCTGTCTTCAAGCCAGACTTCCCAGACACAAAACAGCACAACAACTTCTCAGACACACAGTGCTACTTCAGGCAGTTCACATTTCCATAGTTCTTAA